The following coding sequences lie in one Oncorhynchus gorbuscha isolate QuinsamMale2020 ecotype Even-year linkage group LG10, OgorEven_v1.0, whole genome shotgun sequence genomic window:
- the LOC124046916 gene encoding protein ELYS-like produces MRDLAAQVTSSLLCFPKVTVDALGEDEITLDSVLRGKFTVGRSGLAWLACGPQLEVVHAVTGERLSAYCFSGEGEHPPGVLAARDFSWLKRTGLLVCLEEAQGSMLCLYDLGISRVVKAVVVPGRITAIEPLVSYGGASASTQHLHQSLRWFFGVAAVVTDLGHVLLVDLCLDDLSCSQSELEASDLEVVTKSPAEIPRLREQETRQGRHLCLQLSSPTGTGATALQYIPRTNQLAVGFSDGYLQLWNMKTLKKEYHSQLEGGRVPVYAFTFQEPENDPRNCCYLWAVQSAQDSEADGVSLHLLQLAFSERKCLASGKIFYEGLEYCEERYSQELSSTAFPPRAQTTNTRLLSCQTIEKFRHHPDRDESMNEVASPDTSVSIFSWQVKAYGQGNPSTYIGVFDINRWYHAQMPDSLRTGESLRSCPYLAVWSLDTVVEMTSPCPLLDILVHERSLSRGLPYTSPPPEQFFKPTTYNFDATCLLNTGLVHLTCSGYQKETLSFLRKAASCSSEVISNGYSRCLMSGLLSSRLADVQPSSLSQEEQLDAILSTAVETSSLGLITGCIKQWTAEEQPGSAVNLRYILEWAWDKVVLTKEELDGICAPLFDSSSNFTDPQTLQLLQHSQRLLGNLSTIFHCLLSEAQELTQRGLLGLFNKNMVSSLISQYARVVLWFCRTGLLPEGSDEDAVQISRPFYSYSVIQNYYTLRREELQQLSKGKWCADCLMIDGLVAQCGARLVDLWKRDEGGTGQYPPPTLHGLLDIYLLENIDETAKHAIVIYLLLDVMYFSNKSGASVESFPNAFAIPIGLVKLVQGLWLLDHHDHQNSLELLLHPATFPSLWGWQHGHVLQALMCQGQHGVALRYLHVMKPPLSSTAQAQLCLSVLLHNRCLVEALALLRQQSNRLNAEELLRFLYETCQELGLMKELLKLPLGLAEQECLERFLQGTGGLQNRELLMVHYLQQANYVPALQLNHTLKMNTVNERDPKLKERTHTRNSILDQYGKILPRVQRKLASERSKPYHHPATILREVSRPQPLSTIAKRSANENVLTRAAFINNVLSKIEEVWVGGNATPQSSPFKSPSAAEALCPSPLFPSRDLPEAFVGTPITMTSKRKSRLLELVVHPSPQTTPPEGSRPLLTPPRSATSWNPPKSINKASELSLLQTPQVVKRARALAASGPVFSAFTPQSILRSSLRPMATPTTSPGRSVTPPPCPKESRITFIKETAMPEKGPLRWSNGAGLMAWISHPAAAADEDDEEEDEVKVTHVKFLPPPVPEPSPEKGESESGSSGQEVVVVTALPGRLSLGLETSQASVLSIDTTLEFHDAPLPEDLEREEALKQPANEVVDEEEVVVNLKTPAVPEVQPPQVEVQPASANEPTLLQSVEEGQEVKEEPINSQEEVAVDQELDQEVEEMEVNPKQEEPEAKQDDKIVVEPRLTQEVELTPDTEVFEELNLDQKETPNHEPAVETAEQPEVAMVVEEETGEDESQPTAPIEPVEDMEHTDLDEFVECRLFGSGLSPPLTHSCILETSGNWTSFNSEPVCGVVEEEEPALITAPPALTTQKSVSSSGTIGTDSHSVVSLNDSEELSSAASEDEEESSSSEAPSEDSGSEVEIIEEVQGNGRQRAPLPLQPHPQFLSDLSEQDAAVLSLVTPEADLKMVEDDMDREVVMIRLGAAGDEGVCYTELKPSTTLLVPLELLEAQGQALTDGVRLGQTEVGEGSEPEVPLSEAHSSFSLMLEAEDGNADIVPLEVPLEPTEHLTAERASDKPAADPEVICLGTDDQDSPLAEADPQEEQGAETLEGMDTLEASFNSWTEAETDGPEALSEENVPQVTDVLPESSEAVAEDELTGTEPTRSAEDGDVDVDNVEEPDEIPAEPTEAEEPSPVLVENEQPSRAEKGTDEVTMEEGTVLCAQSQEEEMKADDVELDAEKEMEEPVAVPADQPLPRVESKGPIQSDNHEPAQGEAVSDVATPQTAKLSTASEEEREPIKPRNIQSESVSETLEVRKAPSTPTRRATMQRKTVKFTSLEPERPGSEGDERLAGQTEMETDSQVPATPRRITRSGHHGQDSRVPVTPRRSTRNTERQPEPEPRREERKGEEEVSVLITEAAVVNSKPTPAKRCTQQKATPRTGTRRTRNTQVEGEEEPTAMDETASKGSVLSVRRSARKSRTGTKTPAAPEEEKPNDEEDIKQTSSPGRVTRKSTRRGVNLALFTKKEEVFTVDPPRSLRKTRGEGTAEKTKDSPVSFCRPTRSRLWNHQEEDLPLLETPLEVDSGTPVADALIKRLHDEEAKREVGETLVVTEMVQANRRGIKSQGQWVPSPPPMVEMMVSEAEQGSPVRDSFIYSPPRRRTRGRIAESPCQNGVSAPPITRTRRLDASAARPVNEDKNSSGEEVEMAAAKTRTTKRRTTKPKAAPASPTPAKVDLISPMPSPAERATRRRRKVVEENEAPRMNLRRKRVLEAIFPKPVTRRKKL; encoded by the exons AAGTTCACCGTCG GTCGCAGCGGGCTGGCCTGGCTGGCATGTGGGCCCCAGCTGGAGGTGGTCCATGCGGTGACGGGCGAGCGTCTGTCCGCCTACTGCTTTAGCGGCGAGGGGGAGCACCCCCCAGGCGTGCTGGCGGCCAGGGACTTCTCCTGGCTGAAGAGGACGGGGCTGCTGGTGTGCCTGGAGGAGGCCCAGGGTAGCATGCTGTGTCTCTACGACCTGGGCATCTCCCGAGTGGTCAAGGCCGTGGTCGTACCGGGCAGG ATCACGGCCATCGAGCCCCTGGTGAGTTATGGTGGGGCCAGTGCTAGCACACAGCACCTCCACCAAAGCCTGCGCTGGTTCTTTGGCGTGGCAGCTGTGGTCACGGACCTGGGACATGTCCTCCTGGTGGACCTGTGTCTGGATGACCTGTCCTGCAGCCAGAGCGAGTTGGAGGCCTCAG ACCTGGAGGTAGTGACTAAGTCCCCGGCTGAGATCCCCCGGCTGCGCGAGCAGGAGACGCGCCAGGGGAGACACCTCTGTCTGCAGCTGAGCAGCCCCACAGGCACGGGGGCCACGGCCCTGCAGTACATCCCCCGCACCAACCAGCTGGCCGTGGGCTTCTCCGACGGATACCTGCAACTCTGGAACATGAAGACGCTCAAGAAGGA GTATCACTCCCAGCTAGAGGGCGGAAGGGTGCCAGTGTACGCGTTCACCTTCCAGGAGCCAGAGAACGACCCCCGTAACTGCTGCTACCTGTGGGCTGTCCAGTCTGCCCAGGACAG tgagGCGGACGGGGTCAGCCTCCACCTGCTCCAGCTGGCCTTCAGTGAGAGGAAGTGTCTGGCCTCAGGGAAGATATTCTATGAG gGTCTGGAGTACTGTGAGGAGCGGTACAGTCAGGAGCTGAGCAGCACCGCCTTCCCCCCCAGGGCTCAGACCACCAACACCCGCCTGCTCAGCTGCCAGACCATTGAGAAGTTCCGACACCACCCAGACCGAGACGAGAGTATGAATGAAG TTGCATCTCCAGACACCAGCGTGTCCATCTTCAGCTGGCAGGTGAAGGCCTATGGACAGGGCAACCCCTCCACCTACATCGGCGTCTTTGACATAAACCGATGGTACCACGCACAGATGCCCGACTCTCTAAG aacggGGGAGTCTCTGCGTAGCTGTCCCTACCTTGCCGTGTGGTCTTTGGACACGGTGGTGGAGATGACGTCGCCCTGCCCCCTGCTGGACATCCTGGTGCACGAGCGCAGCCTGAGCCGTGGGCTGCCCTACACCAGCCCCCCGCCAGAACAGTTCTTCAAACCCACTACATACAACTTCG ATGCAACCTGTTTGCTCAACACTGGCCTCGTGCACCTAACTTGCTCTGGCTATCAGAAAGAG ACTCTGAGCTTCCTGAGGAAGGCTGCTTCCTGCTCCAGTGAAGTCATCTCAAACGGCTACTCCCGCTGCCTGATGTCTGGCCTGCTTTCCTCTCGCCTGGCCGACGTGCAGCCCTCCAGCCTCTCTCAG gAGGAGCAGTTGGACGCCATCTTGTCCACGGCGGTAGAGACCAGCTCCCTGGGTCTGATCACTGGCTGTATCAAACAGTGGACCGCTGAAG AGCAACCAGGCTCTGCGGTGAACCTGCGCTACATTCTGGAGTGGGCCTGGGACAAGGTGGTTCTCACCAAGGAAGAGCTGGACGGCATat GTGCGCCCCTGTTTGACAGCTCGTCTAACTTCACGGACCCCCAGACCCTCCAGCTGCTGCAGCACAGCCAGAGACTACTGGGGAACCTGAGCACCATCTTCCACTGTCTGCTCAGCGAGGCACAGGAACTCACTCAGAGAG GTTTGCTGGGACTCTTCAATAAGAACATGGTGTCCAGCCTCATCTCCCAGTACGCACGGGTGGTCCTATGGTTCTGTCGGACCGGTCTCCTGCCTGAGGGCTCCG aTGAGGATGCTGTGCAGATCTCCAGGCCGTTCTACAGCTACTCAGTTATCCAGAACTACTACACCCTCCGCAGAGAGGAGCTGCAGCAACTGTCCAA GGGGAAGTGGTGTGCCGATTGCCTGATGATTGACGGCCTGGTCGCCCAATGCGGGGCTCGTTTGGTTGACCTGTGGAAACGGGACGAGGGTGGGACGGGACAGTATCCGCCCCCTACGCTACAC GGCCTGCTTGATATTTACCTGCTGGAAAACATTGATGAGACTGCTAAGCACGCCATC GTGATCTACCTGCTGCTGGATGTGATGTACTTTTCTAACAAGAGCGGGGCGTCTGTGGAGTCCTTCCCCAATGCCTTCGCAATCCCCATCGGCCTGGTCAAGCTGGTGCAGGGCCTTTGGCTGCTGGACCACCACGaccaccag AACTCCCTGGAGCTTCTCCTACATCCGGCCACCTTCCCGTCCCTGTGGGGCTGGCAGCACGGCCATGTCCTGCAGGCTCTAATGTGTCAGGGGCAACACGGAGTCGCCCTACGCTACCTCCATGTCATgaagccccctctctcctccactgctcAGGCCCAACTCTGCCTCTCCGTGTTGCTACACAACAG GTGTCTAGTGGAGGCGTTGGCCTTGCTGAGGCAGCAATCCAACCGTCTGAACGCGGAGGAATTGTTAAGGTTCCTCTATGAGACCTGTCAGGAGCTGGGTCTCATGAAGGAGCTGCTCAAACTGCCCCTGGGCCTCGCTGAACAG gagtgctTGGAGAGGTTCCTACAGGGTACAGGGGGTCTCCAGAACAGGGAGCTTCTGATGGTGCACTACCTGCAGCAGGCCAACTACGTCCCCGCCCTGCAGCTCAACCACACCCTCAAGATGAACACGGTG AATGAGAGGGATCCCAAGTTGAAGGAGAGAACGCACACGAGGAACTCTATCCTGGACCAGTACGGGAAAATTCTCCCTCGGGTCCAGAGGAAGCTGGCCTCTGAGAGGTCTAAGCCGTACCACCACCCTGCCACCATCCTCAGAGAGG TGTCGCGACCACAGCCCCTGTCGACCATCGCCAAGCGGTCGGCCAATGAGAACGTGCTGACCAGAGCAGCGTTCATCAACAATGTCCTGTCGAAGATCGAGGAGGTGTGGGTGGGAGGGAACGCCACGCCCCAGTCCTCGCCATTCAAGAG CCCCAGTGCAGCAGAGGCACTGTGCCCCagccccctgttcccctcccggGATCTGCCCGAGGCCTTCGTGGGCACGCCCATCACCATGACCTCCAAGAGGAAGTCCAG GCTGCTAGAATTGGTGGTGCACCCCTCCCCTCAGACCACTCCCCCGGAGGGCTCACGGCCACTGCTGACGCCCCCCAGGTCGGCCACCTCCTGGAACCCCCCAAAAAGTATCAACAAGGCCTCAGAGCTTAGTCTGCTGCAGACCCCACAGGTGGTCAAG CGAGCACGAGCACTGGCGGCATCCGGCCCCGTGTTCTCGGCCTTCACCCCCCAATCCATCCTGAGGAGCAGCTTGCGCCCCATGGCCACCCCCACTACCTCCCCTGGGCGCTCTGTCACCCCCCCGCCGTGCCCCAAGGAGAGCCGCATCACCTTCATCAAGGAGACGGCCATGCCAGAGAAAGGCCCCCTCCGCTGGAGCAATGGG GCTGGACTGATGGCCTGGATATCACACCCTGCAGCTGctgctgatgaggatgatgaagaggaggatgaggtgaAGGTGACACATGTGAAGTTCCTGCCACCACCGGTCCCCGAGCCCTCACCAGAGAAAGGAGAGTCTGAGAGCGGCTCCTCTGGCCAAGAGGTCGTTGTGGTAACCGCATTGCCAGGACGACTCAGCCTGGGCCTGGAAACGAGCCAGGCCTCTGTCCTATCAATAGACACCACCCTTGAGTTCCATGATGCACCTCTCCCTGAAgacctggagagggaggaggcactTAAACAGCCAGCCAATGAAGTCGTAGATGAAGAGGAAGTGGTGGTTAACCTCAAAACTCCAGCAGTACCAGAAGTCCAGCCACCACAGGTGGAAGTGCAGCCTGCATCAGCCAATGAGCCAACTCTCCTCCAGTCTGTGGAGGAAGGGCAGGAAGTAAAGGAAGAGCCCATCAACAGCCAAGAGGAAGTGGCTGTAGATCAGGAGTTGGACCAGGAAGTAGAGGAGATGGAGGTCAACCCCAAACAAGAAGAGCCTGAGGCTAAACAGGATGATAAAATTGTAGTGGAACCAAGGCTCACACAGGAAGTAGAACTGACACCAGACACGGAAGTGTTTGAGGAACTGAACCTTGACCAGAAAGAGACGCCCAACCATGAGCCTGCGGTGGAGACTGCAGAGCAGCCAGAGGTGGCgatggtggtagaggaggagactggagagGATGAATCACAACCCACTGCACCGATTGAACCAGTGGAAGACATGGAACATACAG ATCTGGACGAGTTTGTAGAGTGCCGTCTATTTGGCAGTGGCCTGTCTCCACCCCTGACCCACTCGTGTATCCTCGAGACTTCTGGCAACTGGACCTCCTTCAACAG TGAACCGGTGTGTGgcgtggtggaggaggaggagcctgcCCTTATCACTGCCCCCCCGGCCCTCACCACCCAGAAGTCTGTATCCTCGTCAGGCACCATCGGGACCGACTCCCACT cTGTGGTGAGCCTGAACGACAGTGAGGAACTCTCTAGTGCTGCGTCGGAGGATGAAGAGGAGTCGTCCTCGTCAGAAGCCCCTTCTGAGGACTCTGGCAGTGAGGTGGAGATCATCGAGGAGGTGCAGGGGAACGGGAGACAGCGAGCTCCCCTGCCCCTACAGCCACATCCCCAGTTCCTGTCTGACCTATCGGAGCAGGACGCAGCCGTGCTCTCATTGGTCACCCCAGAGGCAGACCTAAAG ATGGTGGAGGATGACATGGACCGGGAGGTGGTGATGATCAGGCTGGGGGCAGCAGGAGACGAGGGGGTCTGCTACACAGAGCTGAAGCCCTCCACCACCCTGCTGGTTCCTCTGGAGCTGCTGGAGGCGCAGGGGCAGGCCCTGACAGATGGAGTCCGCCTGGGTCAAACCGAGGTGGGGGAAGGCAGTGAGCCGGAGGTACCCCTCTCTGAAGCCCACAGCAGCTTCTCTCTTATGCTGGAGGCTGAGGATGGGAATGCAGACATCGTACCACTGGAGGTACCACTAGAACCCACTGAGCATCTGACCGCAGAGAGAGCGTCTGACAAGCCTGCTGCTGACCCGGAGGTCATCTGCCTGGGCACAGATGACCAGGACAGCCCCCTTGCTGAGGCTGATCCCCAGGAGGAACAGGGGGCTGAGACCCTGGAGGGGATGGATACCTTGGAGGCAAGCTTTAATAGCTGGACGGAGGCAGAGACTGATGGACCTGAGGCTTTGTCGGAGGAGAATGTTCCTCAAGTCACAGACGTCCTGCCTGAATCCTCTGAGGCCGTGGCTGAAGATGAACTGACCGGGACTGAACCAACCAGATCAGCTGAAGATGGAGATGTTGACGTAGACAATGTAGAAGAGCCAGATGAGATCCCTGCTGAACCAACCGAAGCAGAAGAGCCTTCACCAGTCCTGGTTGAGAACGAGCAGCCCAGCAGAGCGGAGAAGGGAACAGATGAGGTGACCATGGAAGAGGGGACTGTCCTGTGTGCTCAGAgtcaagaggaggagatgaaggctgaTGACGTTGAGCTGGATgctgagaaagagatggaggagccTGTCGCTGTCCCTGCTGACCAGCCTCTGCCTCGGGTAGAAAGCAAAGGACCCATCCAGTCAGACAACCATGAACCTGCCCAGGGAGAAGCCGTAAGCGATGTGGCTACCCCTCAAACCGCAAAGCTCTCTACAgcaagtgaggaggagagggagcccATCAAGCCTCGCAACATCCAGTCTGAGTCTGTGTCTGAAACCTTGGAGGTCAGGAAAGCCCCATCCACCCCAACGCGCAGGGCCACCATGCAGAGGAAGACGGTGAAGTTCACCTCATTGGAGCCAGAGAGACCTGGGTCAGAGGGTGACGAGAGGCTGGCAGGACAGACTGAGATGGAGACGGACTCTCAGGTCCCGGCCACGCCCAGACGGATCACCAGGAGTGGCCATCACGGACAGGACTCCAGAGTTCCCGTCACCCCTCGACGGAGCACCCGGAACACCGAACGCCAGCCAGAACCCGAGCctcggagagaggagaggaaaggagaggaagaggtctCGGTCCTCATCACTGAGGCTGCTGTGGTCAACTCCAAGCCCACCCCGGCCAAACGGTGCACCCAACAGAAGGCCACTCCGAGGACGGGAACTCGGCGGACCAGGAACACCCAGGTGGAGGGCGAAGAGGAACCAACAGCCATGGATGAAACAGCCAGCAAGGGGTCAGTCCTGTCGGTTAGACGCAGTGCTAGGAAGAGCCGAACTGGAACCAAGACCCCAGCGGCCCCTGAGGAAGAGAAGCCAAACGATGAAGAAGACATAAAGCAGACCAGCAGTCCAGGCAGGGTGACCCGCAAGTCGACCCGAAGGGGTGTGAACCTCGCCCTCTTCACAAAGAAAGAGGAAGTGTTCACCGTGGACCCTCCCCGCAGCCTGAGGAAGACGAGGGGTGAAGGCACCGCTGAGAAGACAAAAGACTCCCCCGTGTCGTTCTGTCGACCAACCAGGAGCCGTCTGTGGAACCACCAGGAGGAGgacctgcccctgttggagactCCCCTGGAGGTGGACTCCGGAACTCCTGTGGCCGACGCCCTCATCAAGAGACTCCACGATGAGGAGGCCAAACGGGAAGTGGGTGAGACCTTGGTCGTCACGGAGATGGTGCAAGCCAATAGGAGAGGTATTAAGTCGCAAGGTCAGTGGGTGCCCTCTCCACCCCCGATGGTGGAGATGATGGTGTCCGAGGCCGAACAGGGAAGCCCTGTCAGGGACTCATTCATCTACTCACCACCTCGGAGGAGAACTAGAG GTAGGATAGCAGAGTCGCCCTGTCAGAATGGCGTGTCTGCGCCTCCCATTACTCGTACCAGGCGACTGGACGCCAGTGCAGCACGCCCTGTAAACGAG GACAAGAACTCGtcaggagaggaggtggagatggcGGCTGCTAAAACCAGAACAACCAAGAGACGAACAACCAA GCCCAAAGCAGCCCCGGCGTCCCCTACCCCAGCCAAGGTGGATCTGATCTCTCCCATGCCCAGCCCGGCCGAGCGTGccacgaggaggaggaggaaggtggtgGAGGAGAACGAAGCCCCTCGGATGAACCTCCGACGTAAACGAGTGCTGGAGGCCATCTTCCCCAAACCAGTCACCCGCCGGAAGAAGCTATGA